The Sphingomonas aliaeris genome segment CGCGAGCCGCCCAGTCGTTGGCCGCGGCGGCCGCGGACAATTACCAATTGTCCGACGCGCGGTATCGCGGGGGATCGACACGTTCCTCCAAAGCCTGGATGCCCAACGCTCGCTCTATTCGGCACGTCGGTCGCTGGTCGGTACGCAACTGACGCGGGCAACCAACCTCGTGACGTTGTATCGGGTGTTGGGTGGAGACTCGCTGCTGGAGGCAACTCCGGCGGGGCCGGTTGCGGTCGGCCAAGGCCCTTCCGGGAGCGCGCGGGTGCCAGGAAACCGCTGACCGAGATCAGCCGGCTCTTCCTACCATCGTCCGAAGGCTAAGCCTGCTGCAAAATTGCTGCGCAGAAACGTCGCAAAGGCAGTTGCTTGACGGATCGTCCCGGCGAGTGAAGGATGCCGGGAATGGCGATCCAATCCCCTGACCCCGGCGCGTTCCTGCGCGACATGCTTGGCCAATGGGAAAGCATGGCGAACCAGGTCGGCGGCCAGATGATGAAATCCGGCGAGTTCGCCCGGGCGATCCAGGGTGCGAATGCCGCCACGATGAACGCGCAGACCGCGACGCACCAACTGATGGATCGTGCGCTCGCCGCCGCCAACATGCCGAGTCGCAGCGAGATCGAGGATTTGTCCGCGCGCCTGAAAGGTATCGAGGAAAGCGTCGCCCGCATCGAGGCGATGCTTATGGCGCAAGCCGGCATAGCGCCGCCCGCTCGCCCCAAGCCAAGCCGCAACCGCAAACCGCCGGTAAAGGCGTGACTTTTGGCCCGATCGCCTCGCGAGCCTTGACGAGCAAGTCGAAGCTTGGGCGATGTTGACATGACGGACACCGCCGCCCCGGACGCATTCGATCAAGCCCGCGCGCTGTTCGACCGCACGATCCAGCGCAACTTCAAGGGGCTGGAATATTTCGCGTCCCCTGCCCCGGTACTCGGCGCGAGCCCCAAGGATCTTCTGATCCAGCGCGGCACCATGAACCTGTACCATTATCGCCCGATGACGGACGACGTATACCGCGTCCCATTGTTGCTGGTCATGGCGACGACCAATCGCGGCTATATCTTCGACATGGTCCCGGGGCAGAGCCTCGTCGAGTATCTGCTGAAGGCTGGGTACGATGTATTCATGCTCGACTGGACGCCGCCGCGCGCCGACGAGAAGACGTTGACGCTGGCGGACTATGTTCTCGATTTCATCCCGAGCGCGATCGCGCGGGTCCAGGCGGAAACGGGCGAACAGGATTTCAGTCTGGTCGGGTATTGCTTCGGCGGGGTGCTGTCCCTGTTATGGGCGGCACTGCACCCGGATGCGCCGATGAAGAATCTCGTCTGCTTCACGACGCCGGTCGATTTCTCGCAGATGGAGATGTTTCAATCCTGGTCGGACCGGCGCTTCTTCGACGTCGATCGGCTCGTCGACACATTTGGTAATTGCCCGGCGGATTACCTGTATTCCGCGTTCGACATGCTGAAGCCGGGCGCCAAGATTGCGGGTAACATACGGTTGCTCGACAATATGTGGAATGACGAGTTCGTCAAATCCTTCCGCATGTTCGACCGTTGGGCGACCGATACATTGCCGCTGGCCGGAGAATATTTCCGGGAGACGACCAAGAAGCTGATGTGGGACAATGCGCTTCATAATGGCACGATGGAAGTCGCTGGCCGGCCGATCGATCTCGCCGCGATCGGCGCGCCTTTCCTGCATGTCACGGCGGAACACGACCATATTGTGCCCTC includes the following:
- a CDS encoding poly(R)-hydroxyalkanoic acid synthase subunit PhaE, with the translated sequence MAIQSPDPGAFLRDMLGQWESMANQVGGQMMKSGEFARAIQGANAATMNAQTATHQLMDRALAAANMPSRSEIEDLSARLKGIEESVARIEAMLMAQAGIAPPARPKPSRNRKPPVKA
- a CDS encoding alpha/beta fold hydrolase; its protein translation is MTDTAAPDAFDQARALFDRTIQRNFKGLEYFASPAPVLGASPKDLLIQRGTMNLYHYRPMTDDVYRVPLLLVMATTNRGYIFDMVPGQSLVEYLLKAGYDVFMLDWTPPRADEKTLTLADYVLDFIPSAIARVQAETGEQDFSLVGYCFGGVLSLLWAALHPDAPMKNLVCFTTPVDFSQMEMFQSWSDRRFFDVDRLVDTFGNCPADYLYSAFDMLKPGAKIAGNIRLLDNMWNDEFVKSFRMFDRWATDTLPLAGEYFRETTKKLMWDNALHNGTMEVAGRPIDLAAIGAPFLHVTAEHDHIVPSAASTPLIEMIGSEDKEQVTMKGGHVSLVAGGNAIKRLWPKLIDWLGDRST